DNA from Musa acuminata AAA Group cultivar baxijiao chromosome BXJ1-5, Cavendish_Baxijiao_AAA, whole genome shotgun sequence:
GATCGGCCGGTGTGGGCGGACCGGGCGGTAATATCCTGCGCATCCGGTGCCGCTCCCCGCCGTCTCTCCGTCCTACTCTTCCTCCTCCCGTTCGGATCGGAAGCCCTAGGAAGCGCGTCCTTTTCTTCCGCCTCATCCTCTGATTACTCCTCGGACGGAGACCTCGGTTCTTGCTCTGGTTTGTTTCTTTTCGTTCTGATGTTGGCTGCTTTAAAAGTAAGGATAGTTTTCTACGGAAGAGTGCCAATTGAGTTCCTCGATACTTTGGAGCTCATATAGCGTGAAGTTCGATTAGGGTATCTGGAAAGAGAGAAGAATGTAGGGTAACCAACTCTTTCTCCCGATATTAACCAAGTATAAATATACCTATTAATGACACCTCGGCTTAGTCCTACATCGATGTAGGAGGGATAGAATGGGTTGATAATCATTAACCTAGGTTTTAGCATTTTGGATCATTGTTTCAAGCCTATTAAGTTAATGGGTCACGTATATTATCGAGCCTGGTTGTGACATACACAGTACTAAGATTGGAATGGCATTCTTAACTTTTTCAGTGACTGTCTCTCACCGATAGCTTACATAAACAAGTgtctatattatgaaattttgaggCCATGGAAGATCTGAATCAACTGTTATCCTCTAACTCAATGTGGGATACTGAGGTGTAAAGAAAGACTTTTGTTTTTATAGAAGTCTCAACTGCTCCAGAACTATGATTTGTTGATGTTTCGGTCTAATTTTGCAGGTGATGAGGAGGCCTTTGATGCACCTAAAGCGCTTCATAAAATGAATAAAGTAAATTCATGATTATGTATATCCCATCCAAAGTTGATTTTTGTAGCTTTTATTGTCTTTTGTTTTGGATCCATGGTTTTGGTGTTGATTTGTTATTATGTTTGTTTTTATGTGCTTTATTTGCTTTGTCACATTTTGTGTCCATGACATTGTATAAGTCATTATTTTCTCTTGATTTATGTGTGTGGATTTCTGTAAGAAATGAAACTAGCAAAATCTTTGATTTGTCATTTTCATCACTCAACTATATTATGGATGGGTTTGCTTTTAAATTATTAGTGGTGTTATATTGTAATAGGCTTCTAATGCTATTTTTTATGTTATCAACTGAGATACATATGAAGCTAGAGTTTTTGGATGATTTCTTTTTAATCCAGGAATCTCTGGTTAAATTAAGCTGCAAGATGTTGAAAAGGAATTCTCTTCCTATATGATCAGGAAGGAAAGAAACCAGAGTTACTGGGTGACTGCATCGAGGAATTGAAAGCCATAGTTCAACTAAGTGAATCCAAACTCACTATTGAGAAGTTGCTAATGCAGGAGACTTTCTTGAGGTAGTTGaattttttttccatttcctTTTGTTTTATTAATTAGAGACTCTGCAGCATCTTTGGAATCTTCTTTTGACATAAAGATTCTACAATCATAGGTTTGAAGTGCAACATTTGTATCTCAAAGTTGATCTTTTCAGTTTTCTAAGAAATGCATGCAGGTTTTCTTTGAGTGTGACTAATCAAGCTAGTGAATGAGAATACTTCATATAAGCATTTTGAACAGAGTGGACACGGCTGTAGAAGCATGTCATCTTTTGATGGTCAGATTTGTTGAACTTAATTGGTCTTTCAAAATTTATTTCATGGATCTTATTTCTCCGGGAACTGAGTGTGTTTTTAAGCCTCGCCTACTGTGTGGTCCATTATGAAATTGAACATCATTGTCACAAACTTCTTTGCCATGATTTAACCAATAAAGCACATTTTAACAAAATCTATTTTTACCATCTATTTTACCAATAAAGCACATTTTAGTCATTCTTAACCAGTGAAGTCTCTTTCATAATAAGAACGCCACTAGACTCAAAACCTATTAAGCCCTAGATAGCACTATGAAAATACACTTGTAGCCTGGGATTTCAATCATACACCAACGTCTTGTGGAATTGAAAACATTCCATTGAACACAATGACTTTTGTATTACACCCTTTGCAAACAAAGTGTCATCTCTTTTAACATTTGTGTTTTTCACCATATTTTGGTTGATGCCTGCTTCTTGTTGAATCTTTTATAAAAACTATCATTAGCTCCTTCATGGTACGTGTGTTGATGGAAGAATTTTTTGACTGTATACAATGATCTGGGAAGGAATCGCTGAGCATGTAATTTTACTAGATGCTGCTTTATATATTCTCACTATTATGTTGGGATGGATTTGTAAATAGGAGGATGCCTTTATAGGAAGTTGTTGTGTTTATATTAATTTTCAGTTGGATCAAAAATAAAAAGTATATTATATAAAATTGAAGATGTGATATCTAGCAGGAAAGCATGAATTGTTATGAAACTGTACCATCTTCCTCTTCTACACATTGTAATTGAAAACGAAACTATATGAGAAATGAATGGATATTCGCTTTCAATAGTAATATGTGTTTTCAAGAGAAAGCATGGATATTAGCTGAGACATCTTTCTACTAGTATACAAATTCTTATGTTTTGTTGGAAGTTTCTTTAGTCAACATGCAGATTCATCTGTCAAGATTTTGgatattatattattatgctATAATGCAGCtaagtctcttttttttttgcaggTTTTCAATAGGAAAATTTTTCTAGAAAAAGCCAGGACAATAGTAGGAGAGTGCACTTGAAGTCAAGGGATAATGTTCAAGACAGCCCTAAGTTTGAAAAGGTTCTTTCACCAAGAAGATTAGCTGGAGCTGAGTCTTCAAAGGTCTCATTAACAGCCTATGAGAGAGATAAAGTTGTTTTAGGAACAAACCACAATTCAAGCAGAAGCTGATTGAGCCTCTTCCTAGTGCTATGTACCACAGGAGGAAAGCTAAGGTAAGAAGATGAAGGGGACGAGGGCCAAAATGACAGGCTATTGGGAGCTTCATCACTGTATGTACTGTGTCATGATGCAGAATTGTACAattagattattaatttttatgcaTCAATTATTTGCACATCCATCTTAATTTGGCTAAAAAAACTTTAGCTTATGTCCACAAAAATGTGCTGCTGTCCTTCCTTCTATTTTTGACACCATTTATTATGTTTCCTGATTGTATAAGGAAAGTTTTAAGTTTCACTTGTTGGAATTGATACATTTCTGCTGCCCAGGGTCTATAGTATCCTTCTGTTAAATACCTGCAGTCTTCTTGTACCATTTTCTTAATAGAATTGTTAGTCTGTTCCCTAATTCTTTCATTTTATGTACTTCATTTTTGTACTGATGCATATTAACTTGAATACCAACCCTTGTTATAGCAATTTCTCAGTTTTAGCTAATATTCGTTTTTGCTGCTGCTGTTGGCATATGCACAAACATGCTATGCCCTTGCATTCTGGTTCATATGTATTGTTTAATATCATTTTCAAGATCTGGTGGTTTGTAAATCTATtttggaaaataaagaaaatagaacATAGAAAATCTTTATGAAAGTTTCTTGTGTATCCAAAATGCTTGTATCCAGTCCAGCTGAAGGCATCACATAGCTAAAATGATGATCAGAGAACCAAGAGTATCATAAATATAACCTAGAATTCAGCACACATAGTGCTGACATAGGCTTTTCAATGAGGTGTTCTTGATATGCAGCAGGACCAATTTGGTATCTACAAGTAAATATGGGAAAAACAGCAAAATATTATGACAGCCACAGAGAAATCTGAGCAAAATAACACTTTTTTATGCTAAAAGAGGAGCTTTTAGCAACAAAAAAGCTTTTGTTGCTAAAATTAGCACTTAAGCAAGAAAAAGGGTTTGGTCATTGCTAAAATCTTTTTTCTGATGAATTCTAACTTTTTGTGTTATTTATTTGCCGAAGGTCAATGTCATTATAGTTTGCAACTAAAATTGAGGTTATAATTTTGTCATGCAGATAGTTGTTTTCTCTCGGGGGATCAGGTCAAACTGAAATGTTAGCTCCCTGTATGCATGCCTGATGGAATAATATGTGGTATGAGAAGTTATTCATATCCATTTTCTTTTACAATATAAATAATTTGTACTAATATTTTTGTTGAGACCAGCAAGTCCTGGCCAAGAAAAATTCAACCTCAAGACCAAGGAAGAGAAGAGGTTGCTTTTGAAGCCTGATCAATAAATAATGTGAGGTTCAATGTCAAATTCTCTCATTCCTCCAATTAACTGACATCTCGATCAGCAGCCTGCACCAGAGCAAGTGTTGAACCCAGCTGAACTCTTGGAATGCCAATCACAAAGACGTTTTGAGCTCGAGTTTTTGCAAAGATGGTACCAAAGTTTTTCACTCAGGTAATTCTCTACAAAAGCAATCTGCAGATTCCTGATGTTGCATGAAATCTCTGGCTTTGAGCAGCCACCCTGAATCAGAATTTGGATGCAGAAAAATCTGATGGCCTCTTATCTGTTCCACAGGCAATGCCTAATGTCAACTGAATCTCACTCTCATCATCAAGCCATGAGTTATGTGGGCATTTAAGCTTGCTGCTGTTATCCTTCAGCTGTTTCTTAAACATGAGAGCTTGATCTTGGATGGTCCATGCTTCTGTGAAAGTAAATTCTTCAGCAGGCTGTTCAAGATCGAGACCTTTGCTCACTCTACGAGGATCTTCATAGCAGATCATCAGTTCCTTTGCACTCCGACCTGACCAGTTACCAGATGGAAGCATGTATCTGCAATCAGAATTAATGTGATCTGTGAACTGATGTGCATCACTAACACAAGAAGCATGGCAAGTCTCTGAGGTAGATAAACTGATCCAATCTGCTGTGCTTGTATCAGAATTCAGCTTTCTTGAAGTTGCATTGCTGTGGGATTGGAGCTCAAACTTGCTGCTTCCAAGCTCAGCCATAATCATCTTCTGAACTCGATATAGCCGATGAAGTTCATTTATCTGAAACAAATTACTGTGAGGAATCTGATCACTTGTAGTCATTTGATCAGATGAAGCTGCAGCTTGGACAATAGCTTACCTGATGTCTGAAGATCTCTTGATGCTTCATCATGGTATTCCTTACATAGTCCCTATTGTAATGCTCAAGAAATTCCTCCATGAATGAGCAAAGCTGCTTCAGACAACACCAGAGGCCTGCCTTCAGCAATATATTGATGTAGATTCTGTGGCCACTACATTACAGCAGTTCTTGAACACAGATGCCATGCAGTTTTGATCCCATTTCTGAAACAGAAACACTATGCCATCTATCAAATCTTGAATATGATAGGCAAAAGATTTCATGCATGGCAGAAAGAGTCCAAGTAAGACTTTACCAAATATGatttaaaaagaagaaaagaaaagaaatcttaCATTTAGAGAAAGCTGTGTATTCCATGGCATAcattctaagaaaaaaaaaaaagaagaaaaagagagagctGTCTACAAACACACAAGCAAGCATGAGATTTATGGCATATAATCTTATTATATTACCTTCCTAGAAACCATGTTGTTATgcagaattctgcttcacaagatAGCAAGAGagaaattttctagatgaattaaGAATTTGTTTTTGTTCATTTTACAAAAAGGATCACTCTTCTGTAAGCATTTCTCAAAATACTAATACAAGATTTGAGTGGAATTGAAATTTCAACTGCATTTGGTCACATCTATACAAGATTCCTAGAACAATGATACAAGCTGCACATGAGTCCATGAACTGATTGAACCATAAATGCCCCATGCTCACCTGAATATGAAGAAAAATAGCAAACTGAAACAGTCATAGTAACAAAAGCAAGAACTTTGCACTGGCAATTACCATCTAAATCATATTCTTGGCATTGTCAAAGTTCTAAGTCATAATTTATGTAGAGCTCTGTCCTAAAGAAAACAAGAGCAAAAGAGGGTAAATTTTACATACTGTGAAATGGATATTGTACTACAGAATCACACTCTTCTAATTACTTTAATGGCATACATACATAGCTGGATGATCTGCATGGGTTTTAAGTGATTACCTAACTAAACAAGTGAAAGGAACCGTGCTTCATTTTTCTGTGCATCATAGATTAATGTAAACAATTAAACTGAAGACAATTGGATGATGTGCATGTCCAAATTGTTGAAGCCTCTGCACTTGTTTCAGAAGATGGAATTATGGGATTTATATGGACACCAGGAGAAATTTTTGCAACATGCACTCATAGCTATGTCAATTTTGAACTATACTGCATGCTCCATAGCAGGTAGAGGCCCCCACTGCAGTAATGCAGACAACAGCTTGCTACTTAATATGATCATTGTATTGTCATGATGGGATCCACACACATAAATCTCTGCTGCAGATCTCAGTGCCATGCCTCACAGTGGAGCAGTAGTAAACAACCATGAACATATGTGTGTTACCACCATGAAGGACACCGGGAAAAAGTAACGAAGATTGAAACAAATCAGACATTAAATTCTTTTTTCAGAACAGAACAGCTCAAGTTTCTACAGATCTGACACAAACAATAGGGAACAAGAGAGAGATCTGAATTCCTGAATGAGCTGAAGGATtgaaaaaagagaagagaaagaaacatcAGAGATTTTGGAGACTACATACTGTTTAATCTTCATCATCTTGGGTTTTTATATGAATCTTAAACAGAAATAGGTGAACGGCAACAGAACAGTAGAAGAAGGATGGAAGACACACCCTGCAACAGCATCAGCATAGAAATCTGAACCTTGCAGATACCCATATGCATAGAAAGCATTTATAGAGAAGCCAGTGAGGAACAAATCTCTGATGAGCAGAAACAGAGGTAACTATCAAAAATCATGTGTAGAAAACATTATTCATCACCTGAAGGCTTTGACTCCACTGGTTTTTCCATCTGTTGCTCTCATGAACAAAGTAAAAACACCAGAATCATCTTCCCCTTCGGTAGCTCAGAGAAACAAGAAGGTTGTCAACACATGGAGAAAGCTTGAGAGGCTGTGGATGGGAGGCAAGGTGAAGAAGTATTTAGTGAGATCAGATATGGTACTATGTTGTAGCCACAGGAGGACCAACACAGTTTGCAGATCAGAACAAGATATAGAAACAAGTCTCACTCCTTACAAGACATGAAAGATACCTATATTGCTCTGTTAGGCTGATACTCCCCCTAGTCtttagcttctctctctctctctctctctcaataaaaCCAACCTTTGTCCATGGCTTTTGTCCTTTTAGAAGCCTAAAAATGTTCATCCTCCCATCATTCCTAGTCCTTGGCCCCAAACCTTTGAGTTCATTTTACATTTTCTGTGGAGATTCACTTCCTGGGTGAGAAAAGTTTTGCTTTCATCAGTTAGCCAATGAATGAAGCTGTAAGTACTTGAAAAAGTGTTGGATAATCTGAGGATAAGCACACAAGAGCTGCAAAGATGTGTGATGATGATGTAGCACAAACAGACAAGTGGGTCAATAATAGACATATCAGATAATCTAATACAAACATGACCCAATGTTTCATCTTTCTGTCATTTTTCTCACAACATCATGGTCATTCTTGATTCGAGTAAGGGTGAAAGTGGCTTAGGTAGATAACACCTGATCACATATAGTACTGAAGCTTACATGGATGCAGACATGATTTCATTTCTAAACCATATATGGATGTAGTACATTTCAAAGCAACTCCTCTAAACCATATATTTCATTTCTCTTCCCACAGAGAAGCATTCTTTGACTCATCTCCAGTACAGGAAATCTTATCTTGGAAAGAGTGCTCAAGTTTGAACCTTAGTTTTCCTGCTTTCTCTCCAAAAAGAAGGTAGATTCCTGTCACAGAACAACTGTCATAACACCTCCTTCCATCTCTCTCTCCTATGTAAACAAAGTCAACATTAAGTAAGAAACATCTTTTGTCCTTACCCCACCTGTTAGACTCCAAGCATTGAAAGGAGAGTCAGATGGatcccaaaaataaaaaaagcaatTGAGCTTCCCCAAGAGAAAAGATTAAAATAAAACAAAGctagacaacaacaacaacagcatcaTCATGAGGAAATTGGTGCCCATCAGTTTCCTCCACAGGCCAACTCAAGCAAATCTATCCTCTTACACCCTACAAGAAATCCAAAATCTTTGACTAAGTTCTCATCCAGTGAAGGtggcaacagcaacaacaactggATAACATGAGTCAGGGGGGATGGCTTCTTAGCTTAATGAATCCCCCCATCTCTGCCTGCTCCAATGTTGCAGAAGCTCCAATGTTGCAGACTCTGCCATGGCCAGATGTCCTGCTCTTCTGCCGCTCTGATTGATCTTCCATTCTTGTTCTCCAAAATCTTAGCTAATTTATTACATGTTTTGGTAACATGATATGGGCTGCAAAGGAAATAGATAGAAAGGAATCAGAGTCTTGTTTTGGAGTTTTCTGTTCAAGATGGAGATTGGAAACTAGGTTTTCTCTGTAAGAGAGTTGTGAGGTTTATTAGGATTCCTACTATGGAACTGGAAAAGCTGCTGTGATGGTAAGAATCTACACTCAATCTCTCTCCAATGTGTGACTTCACCCTATGGCATGCAGTCCTTCCATAGCCAACAAAAACTATGTAATATAAATTGGAATGTGGAATTTAAATAAACCAGAACATTTATTGGTTGgtcaacataaaataaaaatgaaaaatatccAATATATGAACTCAAATTAAATAAGGAAAATTATGCAGCAGTCCAATAATTTAAgattcattctctctctctctctctctgatattATATTGAACTTGAAATATTACCAGCTCATTAGAAGCTTATACTAATAGGGTGTAGGATTCCACTCTGTGGCATGCAGTGCATCCAGAGTATAAAAATGATTATGTAACATAATTTAAATGTTTAAATATGTGGAACTTAAATTAACTAAACAGTTATTGGTTGGTCAacataaaattcaaaaaaaaaatcaacatgtGAATCTCAAATTAAATAAGGGTAAAATATGCAAAAGACCAACTCTAATTACATATATTATTTTGAACTTCAAACATGCCAACTCATTAGAAGGGTATACTAATCATGAGACACAATTTCAAtttaaaacatgtataatgtggcTCGAGAATCCATATTTTTTAATGTGAGAAGAAATTTTAAGAAATCGatttaaaatatatgatttataacatatataaaatattagtttGATGATAATATATCAAACTTACTTATCAGTATATTGAGAGTTGAAAATCTCATGATATTTTGAAGAAGTTAGATAGATCTTGTCAAATAATCAAAAGGTCAATatgatctaaaaattttgaaacttTGATTATTTAACCTCGAAAgaaatgacatatatatatatatatatatatatatatatatatatatatatatatatatatatatatatatatatatatatataatttatatttttatattatttatatttttaaaaataggaTTGTGTAGCATCAGAAAGCTCTAAATTTTATGCATTGATTATTATTAGGGATATAGAtgagaaaaatcaaaattttcagtatATGTGATCAATTATAAGATCCTTAATTTATTTATGCTCAAGTTAACTCCCCATTGTATATCATTACAGTGGATGACTTTTTTGGCATTATCATACACTGAagagattttttatatttttattattttaaaaagtaGGATTGTTCAGCATTACAAAGCTCTAAATTTTATGCATTGATTATTATTTGGAAGGAAGATGAGgaaaaaatagaaatacaaaaaaTCCATCAGAGATCATCAAACAAAGAAGATATCAGAAACAATGCTTTAAAGTTGTTCGACAACTCCTACCTATCTCtacaagaaaaattaaattttttaatatatgagatTAACTATAAAGTCTTTGATTTTTCTGGGGAGTATTTTCTCTCAATTCTCTCTAGAAACCCTAGAGATCATCCTCAGTAGTATCTAATCTAAAGCGTCTTATTTTTCCTCTTACTAAAACTTTGAGACtcaagatatatttataaaaataaactttaatttaattaaaactcaTCTAAGTAATCTAAATATACTTCAAACTTTTAGAGAAAAACTTGAAACCCTAACACTTCTCTCTCACCACAAGTTTTGTGAGCTTAAAAGTCTTCGCACTCTCATATGACATATTTGATGACGACATGGATGAAATCTCAATCTCGGTGTACAATTTAGGTGAAGTATTGAAGAGAAGATTAGACAGTCTGTATAAGAGATTGAGACACATTGAAGTGGGACATTTATTGGGCAGCTGATCACGGCATTACTCATGTGGTTGCTGACTTAAGAGTCAACAAAAACACATTCCATGTTGTTGAAAGGGAATTGTAGCAACCTCTTTTGGCCTGATAGGAATATGGATGATGGTATAAGAATTGCTCGTCAAGTTGGGTCAATTCCACATCCGTCATGAGCAACAACACAGCAAATCTTGGGGGAATTGACTTTGACATCCTCAAATAATACTTTCTTTATCAGTACCTGATGTGATGTGAGCAATTGATGCATCGTATGAATCGAGTACACACAGATTCTTGTATGGTATTATGACTTGTATGAATGATGAAGTATGGTATAAAATCGTGCAGTGATAGGCTACATCAGTATACAAAGGGCGAATGCAATGTATGAGACTCTTACCAACGTAGAATGAGGATGATCAAATGTATGCTTTCTTATACGTATAAATGGAGAGATTATTTTATGACTCAAACCATGATGATCGAGGTTGCAATGGCATAAAGGTATTCGTACACGAATCAAATTAAGTGCCCTATTCATATAcatttaaaattcattatgttccCTATTTATAACCTTAGAGCTACTGCAATTTAGAAGTAGTAATTAGAGAGTATCGACAACTAATGAACATTGTTGTTTTAGTAAGagttaaggtccattttaactCTTCTTATTTTAATCATCGACCATTTAAGCTCTTATGATTTACTAATATctaaaataacttttatattttgaaaaacaTAACACATAAGTTTCTTTCGTTAATTCTGAGTTAACAGATATTAGAGTCTATTTATATGACATattgactcacaataaactattaatataatgacatatgtaatttaaatttaaaaatagattAAAGTCCATTTAAACCCATGTGATTTTAACCATTAACCATTTAATCCCTTATAATTTATTTGtatttaaaataatctttatatttttaaaaacatagtatATAAGCTTCTCATGTCATGTTTAAGTTAACAGACATTAGAGTCTGCTTATGTGGcatgttgattcataataaataattaatataatgatatatataatttaagttttaaaaaagatTAAAGTTCATCTTATTGAGAAAGAGGAAGCGATGGAGAGGTAAAGGTATGAGAGACCGAAGATGGAGATAAGGGAGCTGGACCACCATGTCATAGGTGTGGTGGGTGAGAGAGATTGAACCACCACGTCATAAGTGTGGTAGTGGGGACGAAGATGCCCGAGAGGAGGAAGATGGACTAGGAGACTACTGTATGCCTAGCGTTAGATTGATCGATGCACATCCACCTAAGGTGGGACAAGAAGCTCCTAAGCTCGTCGTTAGTGCGGGAGAGACTACGTGCGTACGACACCCTACTAGGTAGCAACAACTCGGTGCTGCTGTTAGTAGTCGCTTCCGTGATTATATCTCCTCCCGTCATTGATGAtagtcttaatttttttaaaatttaaattacatgtatcattttattaatagtttattataagtTAGCATATCATGTAAGCAAACtctaacgtttgttaactcaaacttgacgatAAAagtttatatgctatgtttttttaAATATAGAGGTTATTTTAAATACGAATAAACCATAGGAGCTTAAGTGGTCCATGGTTAAAACCATATGCGCTAAAATAAACtttagttttttttaatttaaattacatgtatcattatattaatgatttattataagcAGAATCCAATATCTATTAACTTAAACTTGATGAGAGAGATTTATATCttacgttttttaaaatatatagattattttaAATACGAGTAAACCATAAGAACTTAAATGATTTGTGACCAAAATTATATGAGCTAAAATAGATCTTAACCCTTTtaataatcattaaaaaaaaaaaaaacatgtgatGTGGCTAACTTAGAACTCAAGCTTCGAAAAGTGAGGACAAGTGAATCAAGAGTCATTAAAAGGAAGATATCATTGTAGGTGACAACATAGATTGAGCACATCTAACGTGACTGCTCCTAAGAATGCGGTGGCATTTTGTCCCACAGAGATACTGTGCATTGATTGGGTGGGGCAGGGGGGACTGTTCGCATTGGTAACTTGCGGACCCAATTTGCATGGTATTATGATGAGTGACCTAAGTCGTCCAAATCTTAGAGAATTACACACGACTTGCGACAATGATATTAATTACACTACAATGTTTTCATTTCTTTTATTCATATGTCCCCCTGTAAAATACCAAGGATCAAACATTGTACCCTTTGCAACTTATTAATATCATGTATGTTCATGTTAGAGTACGCATATACGTGGATTGATATGTTTCCTTCCATCTACGTGGAAACGAGTCAGCTACTTTGTTAGTTCACGTGTGGAATTGCTCGGTCAGCCGCTTCACAATCAAACCACTATTACCCTATGAACTCTTGTTAGACTCTTTCTACTAAGGAACTCCATTTCTCGATCTCCCGAGTCGGTCATCATTTAAAGCCAACATAAGCATCAGAAAGTTCATGTTAGAAATAACGTGGCATGTGTTTTGTAGCATAGATGTTTTGTTCATGGAACCTCCCTCTGAGGTGTAATTGCCTGAACCAGATATGACGAACAGGCAACTGATAGAAGTCTTAACAGGTATAGTTCATTGAAAGTGTCTCTCATCAATCAATCGAtcgatattatattatatatatgtcgtTTCAAAAATGATTAATCAGACATAGTTGTTTTCTTCTTTGTCTTTTAATAAAAATGATGGGTCAAAGCCCTTCTTTGAAATGAGTTCACATTCGATGTATTTATGATTTTTGGAATAGAGTTTGTTCTTGGCATGTTTGAGGCAATCCTAAACCATGCGACTTGAAGAACAAGATTAACATTTCAGTGTTTTTGCTGAGAGATGCATGAGACTTTTTCTTGAACTATACACCGACGAAATTTGTCCTTTGCAGCGACATCTTGACCCATGAGAACAGTGTATCGATACGATTGGCTTGATTTGTAGGAAGTAGAATCTAACAATGTAATCGAAGTCACCAAAGAGTG
Protein-coding regions in this window:
- the LOC135674412 gene encoding uncharacterized protein LOC135674412; the protein is MEEFLEHYNRDYVRNTMMKHQEIFRHQINELHRLYRVQKMIMAELGSSKFELQSHSNATSRKLNSDTSTADWISLSTSETCHASCVSDAHQFTDHINSDCRYMLPSGNWSGRSAKELMICYEDPRRVSKGLDLEQPAEEFTFTEAWTIQDQALMFKKQLKDNSSKLKCPHNSWLDDESEIQLTLGIACGTDKRPSDFSASKF